GcaatgctggccttgaatttagatctttctgcttctgtacCGAATTGGTATTATCGATGTCTGCCTCCACTCCTTGGTTAGGtgggatttttttattgttacttttattttgttttgtttttataaacatcAAAAAGAACTTAACCATATGAATCTTGCCTTTCTTTTATCCTCCAAACTATTCATGCCCAGGGtttggtggtacacgcctttaatcccagcactcaggaggcaggggcagatagATCTCAgtgattctaggccagcctggtctacagagtgagttttaggacagccaaggctacacagagaaactatcatAAGTAAGCCAAGCAAAGCCAGAGCCAGGCAgtctctgaatttgaggacagccttgtctatataCTGAGTTCCTGGCAAGCCAGGGAGGGGCTACATAACGAAATCCTGtgtcaaaacaaagccaaaaaaagtTACCTAGTAATAAGGTTTTAAGATGATATctctcagccgggcatggtggcgcacgcctttaatcccaccagttgtgaggcagaaacagatttctgagttcaagcccagcctggtctacagagtgagttccaggatagccagggctcgaaaagatttaaaaaaaaaaaaattctatctcCTGTTTCTGGTAGCCAGGTCAGCTTCATTGTCTATATTTATTGAAGAATAAGTACATTCACACATGCTTGCCCTTCAAAAGATTCAGAATCTTCAGCTATGGAAAGGATCCCGACCACGTAGTTAGTCTTCTCACCTGAGTCACTGGAGGAATTTCCCAGTAAGACAGCATTCCTGAGTGTAGGGTTAGGACACTAGACAGCATGCTTTGAGAAGGGTGGAGTCACCATGCCCGAGCAAGAGCTCATTTGTTGGGCTTAAAAGTGCCTTGACTATATCATCCACAGGTGATGGAGGACAAGGAGAAGGCAGCGGAGAGCTTGGTGAGCAACATGGAAGCTGCTCATTCTCCATCCCCTATCCACTGCCGCTGGCTCCGCCTCCAATATTTGGCGGCTACTAGCATTATCTGTGGCTGTTCTTGCCTGGGGATCATGGCTCTTGTGTTTGCCATCAAGGTGAGGAATAAAATTCCTATGGGACTGGGAGGGTATAATGAAATGACTGTATCTGATCTGTCTACAGTTACGGTTACTACATATCTTTTGATGCTTAGCTCTGAGCTTAGTGACAGAGTAAGAATACTTTCTAAGGACTCGTGTCTTACGAAAACGAAAGTTGTAAAAATGGATAATTAGTAGAATTCAGTTCATTAATACTGTAGTACAGGAGAAGTGTGAGTGTATTGAGGATGGAAGAACAATTCAAATAAAGGCAGGAATATTTGAGATTTGACATCAAAGGATCCAGATCCTGAAGGCCTCCGATTCTGAACTTAGGAATTTTAACTTTATCTTGAATAGTAGAaagcaatttaaatttttttcagaggAGTGACATGGCCAGATTTGTGTTTCAGAAAGATCTACTCTCAAACCCCCCATTGAGGCTGAATCACAAGGGGCAGGACTACAGGCAGACAGTTTAGTCGTGATGAGAAGGATCTCCATCGTGTGCAATGAGTAGAGCAGTTGTTAGAGAACAGTCTGCACCCCTCCTGCTTTTTGTTGTAATTGGGATAGGGGTGGCATTACTAGGAATTGAGTCCAGAGTCCTGCTTATGAAAAGTGATAATTCcagcatacacatatacctagTGAAAGGCTATTCAAACTAATTTAAACATTCTAGAATTTTCTCACTACCTCACAGTCAGAAACATTTTGTCATcataagaatttctttttttttttttttgagatttatttatttaatgtatataagtacactgtagctgtattgatgattgtaagccatcatgtggttgctgggaatttgaattcaggacctcttcTCGCTCAGGTCGGGCCCCGCTCTCTCCGgcttaaagatttaattattatatctttacactgtagctgtcttaagacgcaccagaagagggcgtcagatctcactatggaaggttgtgagccattgtgtgattgctggtatttgaactgaggactttcagaagagcagtcagtgctcttaactgctgagccatctctccagacccatcaTAAGAATTTCAGTGGGGCAAAAACCATAAAAGCagtccttcatgataaaaatggtGGTGCCTTTTGGAccatgagagagagaatgaatgtgggacaaatagaaaagaatggaaatagaaggATTGCAAAGTATTTTCCAGTCCAGAAATGTAGTTCAGCAGAGTACTTGGTTAGTATGCACAGGCCCTTGGGTTCCATcccaaaccacaaaacaaaccaaagttaTTTAAGATACAGTCTTTGTGAGCTAACTGTGGCCAGTTGAAAAGTAAGGCAGAACTAAAATGAATACTTTGTATTGCAGATGAGCCAAGAAAGACCAGAAAAGGTTGTAAAGTGTTTATGTGTGCAATTATGAGCTATGATGGATCAAGAAGTGAAATGGGGCAGTGGGTACTTTgggacagaagcagggggagaatcTAACCAAGAACCTGCCCCCAACAGGCAGAAGAGCGGCATAAGGCAGGCCAGTCGGAGGAGGCCATATGCTTGAGGGCACGGGCCCGGAGACTCATTCTGGCCAGTTTTGCTGTCTGGCTTGCTGTCCTTTTTCTGGGCCccctgctgctgtggctgctctCCTACACCATTGCTCAGGCTGAATAACCCTGGGTGGCCTTTGCTGAGAGTCAGTCAAGACCTGGATCCAATCCAACATTTCGGCAGTGCTCAGTTCTGGTGACAGGAGTGGTTCGTGGTTCTTCCTGTCTGGAAGAATGTTGCCTTTGGAATGGAGCCATTGGAAGAGCTCAACTAGGCTATTCAAAGCACCTGAGACTTCAAGGGGAGGTCAGCCTATGTTCTTTCATTATTCTTTGCTTTCTCTCCCTTGCCCTTCCATCCTAGGAGCCTCCATTAAGAGAAAGGGATGAAAACCAGGCTTGATTTTATTAGAATTTGTTTTGTAATAAAAGTCTTTTTTGATGGTGAaatattgtctaattgctcttttTACTGATTTTTCCCTTGGGCCTTTGGTGAAGGCAAGAGAAGACATCTAAATGATGACTTAGCCTGCATCTGGCCTTTTAATTCTATCTCATTGCTCCAAAAGAAGGaaaggtttggggttttttttgtgtttttgttgttgttgggttttttgttgtgtttttttttttttttttttttttttttttacattttttagaaattttccttggaaaaaaaaatcgagCTTCTTATCAGAACCTAAAGACATGAACctaaaaagacagactaaaagAATAGTAGTAGTAGCTAGCACACCGCTCACTGAGTAATTACTGCTAGGCTGTGCTCCAGgcattgtttctttcttctgagacctCACAATAGTTGgtgccatttttctttatagttgAGGAAATGGGTATATATGTGTCCTAGGCCCTAATGctagaaaatagaaaagatatgATTGAATTCAGACAGTTTGGTTCCAGAGGGATGAAAAGATTGTTTTATAGGAACTACCACCCTACATATTgacagttttaaatatattttatattcttcatCTTAAAACTCCTGATATTTTAGATTTTTAGGTATGGAATATGagcctggttttgttttattgagtcaGGTTGTCTGTCCCTCAGACTTGCTgtgcaagtgctgagattactggtgtataccaccatgctttttttgtttttgttttctgaaatgacAAGGCCTCACCATATAGCCCATACTAGCCTCaatcctgattctcctgcttctgttcctgagtgctagaattacagatgtgcactgccACACTCTGCTTAAACaggtttttaagttttaaaatatactcCATAAGCAGGTTCCCAAACAAATATAAAGTTTAAATTAACACCTAGCCAATACCTGAAAGCTACTACTCAAATTGACTGCTGTCAGTACTGTTTCCTTAATAGACTCTAATCATTCCTTACCACAAGTAACTACGATTCTGACTTCTCACAATGTAACTTGATTTTGCTTGTATCTGCTTTATAGAAATGTAGTCAACCAACTAAGGagtaaataaatgttaagaattgggatacatgagggctggagagacatgcaacagttaaaagcactagctcttgcagaagacctgagtttccCCTTACCTACATGATGGTTCACACCTCCATAATGGCAGTTCCAGGGGTTTCCAGTGCCTTCTGATCTCTACAGGTATCAAGCATGCATGTACtgcacatacaggcaggcaaaacattcatacataaatgattgatttatttattttatgtatatgagcactctgctgcatgtatacctgcattgccagaagagagcatcagatccctttatataTAGAATGTcatgagacaccatgtgggtattgggaatttgaactcaggacctctggcagagcagcaagtgctctttaactgctgagccttctctccagcccagcaaatCTTAATGGAATACAAGAGCATCTTCTtcaaaggagctggagaaaggactcaagagtaagagtacttgctgctcttgcagaggacccaagtttggatcCCAACACCCATATCCAGCAGCTCaaaactccacttccagggaatTCCATCACTCTGGCcactgtgaacacacacataaataaaaattaaattgtctTTATACAGATGGAGTCCTGTTATCTTTTTGTCTTTGCTGTTAACATTGTATAGTAAGTATTATGTATTCCTGTAATTTTGTTGCTATGTTATATGAATACAGTAAAATTTGTTCATTATCTGATGGAAGCATTTGGGGTGCCAAATCATGAACATTATTAAATCATGGATATTCTTATATACACATaccattttgaaacagggtttcaaaATGTAGCTTACTATGTAGCACTGGTTGTCAAATTCAAGTtttcagaccaggctggcctcaacctgtctgcttcctgtgcaacaccatacctggctcttgTACTTGTCTTTTGAAGCTTACATGTGTACCTCACAAATAGAATTTTTTCTGACTACCATAATTCAGGAAAGAGTAGAGTTATGCAAATTAGAGGTGTACCCACTgatgat
This Mus musculus strain C57BL/6J chromosome 7, GRCm38.p6 C57BL/6J DNA region includes the following protein-coding sequences:
- the Tmem265 gene encoding transmembrane protein 265 translates to MEDKEKAAESLVSNMEAAHSPSPIHCRWLRLQYLAATSIICGCSCLGIMALVFAIKAEERHKAGQSEEAICLRARARRLILASFAVWLAVLFLGPLLLWLLSYTIAQAE